A genome region from bacterium includes the following:
- a CDS encoding DUF4337 domain-containing protein, which produces MVDEIVDQAHENAEGSNDRFVNVAAVIVAVIATFMALCGVKADNMDYGILQQKSDAVDMWAMYQAKSMKQYMYKLQRDSFETMLLTSPGLTPAARAEVDKRLARYSAEIDRYEQEKEETSAKAKAHEANVERMNRIADLLDMTEVFLSLSVALLAITILTRLRWMLALSLVPSAIGVCFGAAALAGLNIEIVLPAFLT; this is translated from the coding sequence ATGGTAGACGAGATCGTGGATCAGGCGCACGAGAACGCCGAGGGCAGCAACGACCGGTTCGTCAACGTCGCCGCCGTCATCGTGGCCGTCATCGCCACCTTCATGGCCCTGTGCGGCGTGAAGGCCGACAACATGGACTATGGCATCCTGCAGCAGAAGTCCGACGCGGTGGACATGTGGGCCATGTACCAGGCCAAGAGCATGAAGCAGTACATGTACAAGCTGCAGCGGGACTCCTTTGAGACCATGCTGCTCACCTCGCCCGGTCTCACCCCGGCTGCCCGCGCCGAGGTAGACAAGCGCCTGGCCAGGTACAGCGCTGAGATAGACCGCTACGAGCAGGAGAAGGAGGAGACCAGCGCCAAAGCCAAGGCGCACGAGGCAAATGTGGAACGCATGAACCGCATCGCCGACCTGCTGGACATGACCGAGGTCTTCCTCTCGCTGTCCGTGGCGCTGCTGGCGATCACGATTCTGACGCGACTGCGCTGGATGCTGGCGCTGTCCCTCGTGCCGTCGGCCATCGGTGTCTGCTTCGGCGCCGCGGCGCTGGCAGGCCTGAACATCGAGATCGTTCTGCCGGCCTTCCTGACGTAA